The window CTTAACATTCCCTTTTACTCCCACAAGTAAATGCTCACACTGCCCTCTGAACCAGTACCCCATACCCATACTCATTATCTTTCGCCATGTAATCATTGTTTTGTACTTAAATCCCCATGCCTTTAAAGTTTCCATACCCTCCGGTAAAAGTGGAACCGTTACCCACAAAAACAGTATGCAGTTCTTTTCAGTAATATCATGTATAGGCATTGCCATAATATCCTCGTTGGTCATTAAGGTATATTTCTTTTCGGCTGCACTTTCAAACGTGCCGCCTGTTTTCTTATTTTTATAAGTCCATGGACAATCAGCATAAACAACGTTGTACTTCATTTCGTCTAATTTCTCCTTTTTTAATTCTGA is drawn from Bacteroidota bacterium and contains these coding sequences:
- a CDS encoding MT-A70 family methyltransferase, whose translation is MERERSNKIFSELKKEKLDEMKYNVVYADCPWTYKNKKTGGTFESAAEKKYTLMTNEDIMAMPIHDITEKNCILFLWVTVPLLPEGMETLKAWGFKYKTMITWRKIMSMGMGYWFRGQCEHLLVGVKGNVKAFRQQKANFFESNEFELDECHQSKAGKHSQKPHYFRELISTAVQVSFNEPKKVELFARSRDGLFPDYEYQGWDVYGNQVNNSIIIEQ